From one Rosa rugosa chromosome 4, drRosRugo1.1, whole genome shotgun sequence genomic stretch:
- the LOC133744429 gene encoding uncharacterized protein LOC133744429, with amino-acid sequence MADKLIWSPEKKGFYSVKTSYWIARASVLENVLVSTSHGNPFQELWGNIWKAQVPEKVKICIWRACSSLLPTRAKLQSKGYTGDRNCLLCTHKYEDTSHVFCQCPIATSVLAAPPFSLGRSLFDFREWMLDHALNLKQDEFCKARNVEKTNVARTKPSWQPPAEGSWKLNVDGSFLPSIPKGGVGGVLRDNTGRFHVAFAIPVSSVASAKHTELLAIKEGLALLQTLQTGKVVIESDCLEAVKNIANVHDTHIVEAALIDDVRVALCALTSVTVQHAPRACNRVAHRLASMAYEARTKSVWYNQAPEDILDVLNYDCNQS; translated from the exons ATGGCAGATAAATTGATTTGGAGTCCTGAAAAGAAAGGCTTTTATTCAGTGAAAACATCTTATTGGATTGCTAGAGCCTCTGTTCTTGAAAATGTTCTAGTATCTACCTCTCATGGCAATCCATTCCAAGAACTTTGGGGGAACATTTGGAAAGCACAAGTTCCTGAGAAAGTTAAAATCTGCATTTGGAGAGCTTGTAGTAGTTTGCTGCCTACTAGAGCAAAACTTCAATCCAAGGGCTATACCGGGGACCGCAACTGCCTCCTATGTACACACAAGTATGAGGACACTTCTCATGTCTTCTGCCAATGCCCTATTGCCACTTCAGTCCTCGCAGCACCTCCATTCAGTCTTGGCAGAAGCTTGTTTGATTTTCGGGAATGGATGTTGGATCATGCATTAAACCTCAAGCAAG ATGAATTCTGCAAAGCTAGAAATGTGGAGAAGACAAATGTGGCTCGCACTAAACCATCATGGCAACCTCCAGCTGAGGGCAGTTGGAAGCTAAATGTGGATGGCAGCTTCTTACCAAGCATTCCAAAAGGTGGAGTTGGAGGCGTCCTCAGAGACAACACAGGTAGATTTCATGTAGCTTTTGCAATCCCTGTGAGCTCTGTAGCTTCTGCAAAACACACAGAACTCCTAGCTATCAAGGAGGGACTGGCACTACTCCAAACCTTACAGACTGGTAAAGTAGTCATCGAATCTGACTGTCTTGAAGCAGTTAAGAATATAGCAAATGTGCATGATACACATATTGTTGAAGCAGCTCTTATTGATGATGTTCGAGTGGCCCTATGTGCTTTAACTAGTGTCACAGTGCAGCATGCTCCTAGAGCTTGTAATAGAGTAGCCCACCGCCTAGCTAGTATGGCATATGAAGCTAGGACTAAATCAGTCTGGTACAATCAAGCACCAGAAGATATTCTGGATGTTCTGAATTATGATTGTAATCAATCTTGA
- the LOC133706928 gene encoding uncharacterized protein LOC133706928 isoform X1, whose translation MAVIFRYVDKNGSVIERFIGIEHVANTTAITLKEAIDALLCKHNLSISSLRGQGFDGASNMSGELNGLKTLIMKENSSAFYVHCFAHQLQLALVAVAKKHSIVGAFFTSVGHVVNIVGASSKRRDILREKQSLKVVQALKVGELSSGRGLNQEIEIKRSADTRWSSHYGTLINFTAMFSPIIDVLDEIAFDKVGSDQKHDAFISLGLLQSFDFIFSLHLMRIVLGISHELSQALQKDDQDIVNAMDLVKICKRKLQDMRDNGWDSLLEQVVVFCGKENIMVPNMSDQHLCKWKSKRKSPEITNLHFYRFDFFCAVIDLQLQELNNRFNEVNTELLLCLACLRPNHSFSAFNKQRLMLLAQFYPDDFSASDLLVLQSQLDIYIDDMQSNTKFQDLQGISSLAQKLVETGKHKI comes from the coding sequence ATGGCTGTTATCTTTCGTTATGTGGATAAGAATGGTTCTGTGATTGAACGTTTCATTGGCATTGAACATGTTGCCAATACCACTGCCATTACACTTAAAGAAGCTATAGATGCATTGCTTTGTAAACACAATTTAAGCATATCAAGTTTACGTGGTCAGGGTTTCGACGGAGCCAGTAATATGAGTGGGGAACTTAATGGCTTAAAGACACTTATTATGAAGGAGAATTCCTCTGCTTTCTATGTCCATTGTTTTGCACATCAGCTTCAGTTAGCTTTGGTGGCTGTAGCAAAGAAACATAGCATTGTAGGTGCCTTCTTCACATCAGTTGGTCATGTTGTAAATATTGTTGGTGCATCTTCTAAACGGCGTGATATTCTTCGAGAAAAGCAGTCTCTCAAAGTTGTTCAAGCATTGAAAGTTGGAGAACTTTCAAGTGGAAGAGGCTTAAATCAAGAAATTGAGATTAAGCGTTCAGCCGATACACGTTGGAGCTCACATTATGGTACGCTCATAAACTTTACTGCCATGTTCTCTCCCATAATTGATGTGCTAGATGAAATTGCATTTGACAAAGTAGGTTCTGATCAGAAACATGATGCATTTATTTCATTGGGATTATTGCAATCTTTTGATTTCATATTTAGTCTGCACTTGATGAGGATTGTACTTGGAATTAGTCATGAGTTGTCACAAGCCTTGCAAAAAGATGATCAAGATATAGTAAATGCAATGGATTTAGTGAAAATTTGCAAGAGAAAATTGCAAGATATGAGGGATAATGGATGGGATTCTTTACTAGAGCAGGTTGTTGTCTTTTGTGGCAAGGAAAATATTATGGTTCCCAACATGAGTGATCAGCATCTATGTAAATGGAAATCAAAACGCAAAAGTCCAGAAATCACAAATCTGCACTTTTATCGCTTTGATTTCTTTTGTGCTGTGATAGATCTCCAACTTCAAGAGTTAAACAATCGTTTCAATGAGGTTAATACTGAGCTACTCCTTTGTTTGGCATGTTTACGTCCGAATCATTCATTTTCTGCTTTCAACAAGCAACGTTTGATGCTTCTTGCTCAATTTTATCCGGATGATTTTTCTGCATCAGATTTGCTGGTACTACAATCTCAACTTGATATTTATATTGATGATATGCAATCTAACACAAAGTTTCAAGACTTGCAAGGAATTTCTTCTCTAGCACAGAAACTTGTCGAGACAGGAAAGCACAAGATATAA
- the LOC133746346 gene encoding uncharacterized protein LOC133746346: MEAPPENDLCSVCHGVFNTPCQANCSHWFCGNCIMLVWDHGSTLQPCKCPLCRRQITLLVPTEASLSQRDMPEVAEILSKVETYNRYFGGQSRGLTQRMQDLPFLLRRLLRELLDPHRSLPLVIRARVIIAMILSGAYVLSPVDFIPEAIFGVVGLVDDLLIVLVVFLHVATIYRSVLYRRHGGA, translated from the exons ATGGAGGCTCCTCCTGAAAACGATCTGTGCTCCGTCTGCCATGGCGTCTTCAACACTCCTTGTCAAGCCAATTGCTCTCACTGGTTTTGCG GAAATTGTATTATGCTTGTTTGGGATCATGGATCAACACTTCAGCCTTGTAAATGCCCTCTCTGTCGTCGCCAGATAACCTTGCTGGTTCCAACTGAGGCTTCATTGAGCCAACGTGATATGCCTGAGGTGGCTGAGATTCTAAGCAAGGTTGAAACATATAATCGCTATTTTGGAGGTCAATCCAGAGGTCTTACTCAG AGAATGCAAgaccttccttttcttttgcggAGGCTGTTACGAGAACTTTTGGATCCCCATAGATCGCTTCCCCTTGTTATAAGGGCTCGTGTCATTATTGCA ATGATACTAAGTGGTGCCTATGTACTCAGTCCTGTTGACTTTATTCCGGAAG CAATATTTGGTGTAGTCGGTCTCGTCGATGATCTCCTCATAGTACTCGTGGTCTTCCTCCACGTTGCTACCATTTATCGGTCGGTACTCTATCGACGCCATGGAGGTGCTTAA
- the LOC133706928 gene encoding uncharacterized protein LOC133706928 isoform X2 encodes MMSQTIQAIKGFDGASNMSGELNGLKTLIMKENSSAFYVHCFAHQLQLALVAVAKKHSIVGAFFTSVGHVVNIVGASSKRRDILREKQSLKVVQALKVGELSSGRGLNQEIEIKRSADTRWSSHYGTLINFTAMFSPIIDVLDEIAFDKVGSDQKHDAFISLGLLQSFDFIFSLHLMRIVLGISHELSQALQKDDQDIVNAMDLVKICKRKLQDMRDNGWDSLLEQVVVFCGKENIMVPNMSDQHLCKWKSKRKSPEITNLHFYRFDFFCAVIDLQLQELNNRFNEVNTELLLCLACLRPNHSFSAFNKQRLMLLAQFYPDDFSASDLLVLQSQLDIYIDDMQSNTKFQDLQGISSLAQKLVETGKHKI; translated from the exons ATGATGAGTCAGACAATTCAAGCAATCAAG GGTTTCGACGGAGCCAGTAATATGAGTGGGGAACTTAATGGCTTAAAGACACTTATTATGAAGGAGAATTCCTCTGCTTTCTATGTCCATTGTTTTGCACATCAGCTTCAGTTAGCTTTGGTGGCTGTAGCAAAGAAACATAGCATTGTAGGTGCCTTCTTCACATCAGTTGGTCATGTTGTAAATATTGTTGGTGCATCTTCTAAACGGCGTGATATTCTTCGAGAAAAGCAGTCTCTCAAAGTTGTTCAAGCATTGAAAGTTGGAGAACTTTCAAGTGGAAGAGGCTTAAATCAAGAAATTGAGATTAAGCGTTCAGCCGATACACGTTGGAGCTCACATTATGGTACGCTCATAAACTTTACTGCCATGTTCTCTCCCATAATTGATGTGCTAGATGAAATTGCATTTGACAAAGTAGGTTCTGATCAGAAACATGATGCATTTATTTCATTGGGATTATTGCAATCTTTTGATTTCATATTTAGTCTGCACTTGATGAGGATTGTACTTGGAATTAGTCATGAGTTGTCACAAGCCTTGCAAAAAGATGATCAAGATATAGTAAATGCAATGGATTTAGTGAAAATTTGCAAGAGAAAATTGCAAGATATGAGGGATAATGGATGGGATTCTTTACTAGAGCAGGTTGTTGTCTTTTGTGGCAAGGAAAATATTATGGTTCCCAACATGAGTGATCAGCATCTATGTAAATGGAAATCAAAACGCAAAAGTCCAGAAATCACAAATCTGCACTTTTATCGCTTTGATTTCTTTTGTGCTGTGATAGATCTCCAACTTCAAGAGTTAAACAATCGTTTCAATGAGGTTAATACTGAGCTACTCCTTTGTTTGGCATGTTTACGTCCGAATCATTCATTTTCTGCTTTCAACAAGCAACGTTTGATGCTTCTTGCTCAATTTTATCCGGATGATTTTTCTGCATCAGATTTGCTGGTACTACAATCTCAACTTGATATTTATATTGATGATATGCAATCTAACACAAAGTTTCAAGACTTGCAAGGAATTTCTTCTCTAGCACAGAAACTTGTCGAGACAGGAAAGCACAAGATATAA